A single region of the Sphingobium sp. TKS genome encodes:
- a CDS encoding conjugal transfer protein TraV produces the protein MRFPTRLLACACLAGLASGCATFGTNVEGDFTCRAPKGDCAPAHIIDAKATDNLSNGALLHADARQRSGVVDADTSRTAERTLRVVFPAHVDEAGTLHDEAVAWTVVENPRWATELRRKAGEDQGGSLMRQVRRQLKAAQAVASQDGADQHTDVADDLSPFTSAGTAETGAEQPLAAEAPNLLTETSDASPLVLPSTAREAVAGAKTPAVEGFDTSPPPRDRAPRPEAGQSAPLFPSAAAIEAAKAAIRPAVRTGEQPIVSTSQPKEPK, from the coding sequence ATGCGTTTTCCGACACGTCTCCTTGCCTGCGCCTGTCTGGCTGGTCTTGCCAGTGGCTGCGCCACGTTCGGCACCAACGTCGAGGGCGATTTCACCTGCCGCGCGCCGAAGGGCGACTGCGCACCGGCTCACATCATCGATGCCAAGGCGACGGACAATCTGTCGAACGGCGCGCTGCTCCATGCTGACGCGCGGCAGAGGTCAGGCGTCGTGGATGCCGACACCAGCCGCACAGCGGAACGCACCTTGCGCGTCGTCTTCCCCGCTCATGTCGATGAAGCTGGAACGCTGCATGACGAAGCGGTCGCCTGGACCGTCGTCGAAAATCCGCGCTGGGCCACCGAGCTGCGCCGCAAGGCGGGCGAGGATCAGGGCGGATCCCTGATGCGCCAGGTGCGTCGGCAACTGAAGGCTGCTCAGGCAGTCGCATCGCAAGACGGGGCGGACCAACACACGGACGTTGCTGACGACCTGTCGCCCTTCACGTCTGCCGGCACTGCCGAAACCGGGGCCGAGCAACCCCTGGCCGCGGAAGCCCCCAATTTGCTCACTGAAACTTCAGATGCCTCGCCGCTGGTCCTCCCCTCCACGGCGCGCGAGGCCGTTGCCGGTGCCAAGACACCGGCGGTCGAGGGGTTCGACACGTCGCCTCCCCCGCGTGATCGAGCCCCTCGGCCTGAGGCGGGGCAGAGCGCTCCGCTGTTCCCGAGCGCAGCGGCGATTGAAGCCGCGAAAGCTGCAATCCGCCCGGCAGTCAGAACCGGCGAACAGCCCATCGTCAGCACCTCGCAGCCCAAGGAGCCCAAGTGA